AAACTATGAATTTGCAACATCTTCATCCGGTCCTTCATTTTTATTCATAGATGATAAATTAGTTGCAAATTGGCCTGGCTGGCATCCTGCAAGACCATTTATTACACCTGAACAATCAGGTTTTGTAAATTTATCAAAAGGTATTCATAAACTTATTTACTATCATTTTGGAGGTTATAATTACGAAATCTGCGTAGCAGTTTTTAAATCATATGATAAAAATGAATTTGAAGTAATTTCAGAAAAATTTTTTATACCTATCTTTGAAGGGGAACTATTAGAATCTGAAAAATTAGATGGAAAAATAAATATTGATTTTGAATGGGAGAACATAAATTTTTTAAGGAGGGAAAACTGGAATCTAATAACCTATAAATTTATTGCAAAAAACTATTCCGGAGAAGATATATCCTATGAATGGGATTTTGGGGATGGTCAGAAAAAAACAGGAAAAGAGGTGTTTCATACTTATATAGGAGAAGAAAATTATAATGTAAATCTAACTGTTAAAAATAAAAAAGGAGAGGTTGAAACTGTAAGTTATACAATAAATGTTGAACAGGACTATTCAAAAATTTATCTTAATCCAAGAAAAACAGAAGAATATATAGATGAATTTGTAAACTTTAATTTAAAAACTCTTCCAAGTGAAAAATTAAAAGCACTTGCAGAGATATTTTTATCTTATGACAGATTAGAAAATGCTTTTAATTGCTATAAAGAATTAAGAGAAAGAACTCTATCAACAATAGATAAAAGAACGATTAATTTGATTACTTTAAAACTTGCAAAAAAAATAGGTAAATTTGAAGAAAGTGAAAAAATATGTGAAGAAATTTTACAGGAAGAATATAATTTTGAGATTTTTTTATCATTGATAGATACATATATAGAAATGAATAAACTTGAAGAAGGGATGAAAAACTGTCAGAATATTTTAAATGAAAAAAATCTTAAGGAAGAAGAAAAGAAGAAAATAGAATTAAGGATTGCTGATATTTTGAGAATAAAAGGAGAGAAGGAAAAAGCAACTGAAATCTATAGAAAATACACTGATATAGCAGAGTATAAATTGAAAAATTATGTATACTATCAAACTGTTCTATATTACCTTAAGAATAAAGATATATTAACAGGTATTGAATTACTGGATAAATGGGCAGAAGAATTTCCCTTATGTAAAATTGAAGGGAAATGGTCTGTTCTTAAAACAAAAATATATATTTTTAAAAATGACTATATTAATGCTTTAAGGGAAATAGAAATATTTATAAAAATAGCAGATAATGAAAATATTTTTCTGCCAGAAGCACTTTACCTTGCTTACCAGATAAGTAAAAAAATAAATATAAAGGAAAAAATTGAATATTATAAAGAAAGAATTTTAAAAGAATTTCCTGATACTGAATTTGCAAAAGAACTAAAAAATAAATAGGAAATGGAAATAAAAGCATTAACCCCTGAAAAACAAATATGTTTTTTTGGTTATTACGATAAAAAACAGATAAGTTATAATGGGAAATTCTTTCTCTATCTAAAAGTTGATTTCAAGGATAAAGAACCAGGAGAAAATGAGAAAGCAGAGATTTGGATTGGAGAAATAGGAAATAAAAAATTTGAAAAACTTGATGCAACATATGCCTGGAATTTTCAACAAGGATGTATGCTTTCATGGTTATCAGATGAAGAAATAATATATAATGTGAGAATAGAAAAAAATTTTTTATCAAAAATTTATAATATAAAAAATGGAAAGTTCCGGATAATAAATAGACCTGTAAGTTGTGTTTATCCGGAAAAGAAAATTGCTCTGAGTTTAAATTTTCCCCGTCTTGCCAGATGGAGACCTGGTTATGGATATGCAGGTGTAGAAGATAAATATGAAAATGAAAAATGGCCTGAAAATGACGGTATTTATTTTATTGACCTTGAAAAAAATATGTCAAAATTAATAATTCCTCTTTCAAAAATGCTTGAATTTAGAAATGAAAAAGAAATATCTGATTCTTATGGATGGTTTAATCATACTTTATTCAATAAAAATGGAACAAGATTTTGTTTTGTAAATAGATGGAAAATTAAATTAAAAGACGCTCATAAAACAAGATTTATAACCAGTGATTTAGAAGGGAAAGAAGTATATGATTTAATTGATTCATATCTTATTTCTCATTTTGACTGGAAAGATGAAAATAAAATAATCGTATGGGCAGAAATAAAAGGGAAAAAAGGTTTCTGGTTAATTGAGGATAAAACAGGTAAAGTTGAAACAATAAGTGAAAATATGCAAAAAGAAGATGGGCATTGTTCTTTTTCAAAAAATAAAAAATTCATTTTATATGATACATATCCAATCGAAAATTACAGATATTTAAAAGTTTTTAATATTGAAAAAA
This sequence is a window from bacterium. Protein-coding genes within it:
- a CDS encoding PKD domain-containing protein, yielding MKKIFFIFFNLILLNYSENWWNTEWKYRKKVSFNFPEEELPYKKVGVINFTGNCKDNGEDIRVIDEEGKEVEYCIVSSRKPKYQILIPLDKKMYYIYYGNPKSQKKNYNFNPQCGLILEIYERKDDKVSDWNESKKTLEKSIKEGKLIGKSIWKKIWDATNPFGYQKDVIKIYTGYFYIEKEGNYEFATSSSGPSFLFIDDKLVANWPGWHPARPFITPEQSGFVNLSKGIHKLIYYHFGGYNYEICVAVFKSYDKNEFEVISEKFFIPIFEGELLESEKLDGKINIDFEWENINFLRRENWNLITYKFIAKNYSGEDISYEWDFGDGQKKTGKEVFHTYIGEENYNVNLTVKNKKGEVETVSYTINVEQDYSKIYLNPRKTEEYIDEFVNFNLKTLPSEKLKALAEIFLSYDRLENAFNCYKELRERTLSTIDKRTINLITLKLAKKIGKFEESEKICEEILQEEYNFEIFLSLIDTYIEMNKLEEGMKNCQNILNEKNLKEEEKKKIELRIADILRIKGEKEKATEIYRKYTDIAEYKLKNYVYYQTVLYYLKNKDILTGIELLDKWAEEFPLCKIEGKWSVLKTKIYIFKNDYINALREIEIFIKIADNENIFLPEALYLAYQISKKINIKEKIEYYKERILKEFPDTEFAKELKNK